The following proteins come from a genomic window of Lolium rigidum isolate FL_2022 chromosome 5, APGP_CSIRO_Lrig_0.1, whole genome shotgun sequence:
- the LOC124654487 gene encoding probable F-box protein At4g22165: MELSSVASMMSLGSLAIQRTYLCSLVFRLLPKLLGFTPSSLKKFCKDVHPPLTETIVGTLPELPQDILMGIFATLEIPDFVRAGAVCRSWRSAYTSLRSPGQYKLSPCLLHTSESAGDSSACLYSLTERRSYKLTLPEPPIRSRCLIGSSHGWLVTVDERSEMHLVNPITCQQIALPSVITLEQVKPIFDEYGVLHKYELSWLTGTTTRYVPPLIFALDKLRDELHYKAFVFPDTSTGSYIVVLIHNPMRQLSFARLGDDKWTWLPPHDLYCDCIYKDGLLYAVSKRGELHTFDISGPVVAMNMVISIPRKDYCEYLYIVEAPWGDLLLIWRIFEDFNLEPDPGASVFWNTTKFRIYELEASGSKLKEINCLRDHVLFLGHNESLCLSAEQYPSLRANHAYFTDDNMFWTLGFKNNHRDMGILNLDDNSKEGLISSQLCSNFPAPIWITPDLRNMNLASGAA, translated from the coding sequence ATGGAGCTAAGTAGCGTCGCCTCGATGATGAGCTTAGGGAGTCTAGCTATACAACGAACATATTTGTGCTCCCTAGTCTTCAGACTCTTGCCAAAGCTGCTAGGCTTCACTCCCAGTTCACTGAAGAAATTCTGCAAAGATGTTCATCCACCACTGACGGAGACTATTGTGGGCACGTTGCCTGAGCTGCCTCAGGACATCTTGATGGGTATCTTTGCCACCCTTGAAATCCCTGACTTCGTACGTGCCGGTGCTGTCTGCCGCTCTTGGCGCTCTGCATATACCAGCCTACGGAGCCCTGGGCAGTATAAACTATCGCCGTGCCTCCTCCATACTTCTGAATCTGCTGGTGATAGCTCTGCTTGCCTCTACAGCCTCACTGAAAGGAGATCGTACAAGTTAACTCTTCCGGAGCCACCTATCCGCTCTAGGTGTTTGATCGGGTCCTCTCATGGCTGGCTAGTTACTGTTGATGAGAGATCTGAGATGCATCTTGTCAATCCGATCACATGTCAACAGATTGCTCTACCTTCGGTGATCACCCTCGAGCAGGTGAAGCCCATCTTTGATGAGTACGGTGTTCTCCACAAGTATGAATTGTCTTGGCTCACTGGAACAACTACTCGCTATGTCCCGCCGTTGATCTTCGCTCTTGACAAGCTGCGGGATGAACTCCACTATAAGGCGTTTGTGTTCCCTGATACATCCACGGGAAGCTACATTGTGGTGCTCATCCATAACCCAATGCGCCAGCTCTCTTTTGCAAGGCTAGGGGATGATAAATGGACCTGGCTGCCGCCTCATGATCTCTATTGTGATTGCATTTACAAGGATGGCCTGTTGTATGCTGTGTCTAAAAGGGGAGAACTTCACACTTTCGATATTAGTGGCCCTGTGGTCGCTATGAATATGGTCATAAGCATACCCAGGAAGGATTACTGTGAGTATTTGTACATTGTTGAAGCTCCATGGGGTGATCTTCTGCTCATTTGGAGAATCTTTGAGGATTTTAATTTGGAACCTGATCCTGGGGCATCTGTGTTTTGGAATACTACAAAATTCAGAATATATGAACTTGAAGCTTCCGGAAGTAAACTTAAGGAAATCAATTGCTTGCGTGACCATGTTTTGTTTCTTGGGCATAATGAATCACTTTGTCTCAGTGCTGAACAATATCCGTCTCTCAGGGCAAATCATGCCTACTTTACTGACGATAATATGTTCTGGACATTGGGATTTAAGAATAATCACCGTGATATGGGAATTCTCAACTTGGATGATAACAGCAAGGAAGGACTCATATCTTCTCAGCTTTGTTCCAACTTTCCGGCTCCGATTTGGATTACACCTGATCTTAGAAATATGAACTTGGCTTCAGGTGCTGCTTGA
- the LOC124656056 gene encoding uncharacterized protein LOC124656056: MEFKRLRWLRWAKAGRYPFSTTSTSRSLFNLQYMEFLKGTYPGVSYHGAPDYRCQFCGAVFWYPERCKIESSVRQRRVLYSLCCRGGKVWVPPFASPPPFLADLLRFDGDSRRKPFIEKIRQYNSLFAFTSMGADIDKHVNDSGGPPVFKISGQVHHRIGSLLPAKGASPKFVELYIHETQNEVTIGIKAVMPEADPTEVDIDVDIVGGLQSMLDVCSPLVKKFRDARDRLKDEGDTRIAIRIVGAEKGDHVQFNLPAVSELAALIVGDFSAENYRRDIIVDSKLKGLHHVPSLHLAFMSLQYPLLFPHGDRGFQLGIPHRDIQPGCTEGELQLVCKSTTVSACHYRQNQYNPFLCCGKLSAQSQVDSFACVEEGRLTYIAGHQDDFRCEHFRGVADAVGKGNLDGSSIGKKRIVPASFIGGDRYQQPNFQDAVAICRVYGSPHLFPTFTCCPKWPEIKEALLLEPGQRYTDRSDLVVRVFKMTFARYTEIKPVKAYKLSAAPKLLLCVCVQGILPERKCEEML, encoded by the exons ATGGAGTTTAAGCGACTGAGGTGGCTTAGGTGGGCAAAAGCAG GCCGTTACCCCTTTTCGACAACATCCACTTCTAGGAGCCTTTTCAACCTTCAGTACATGGAGTTCCTGAAAG GTACGTACCCAGGCGTGTCTTACCATGGTGCCCCTGATTATCGTTGTCAGTTCTGCGGTGCTGTGTTCTGGTATCCTGAGCGGTGCAAGATCGAGAGCTCCGTGAGGCAACGCCGTGTCCTATACAGCTTGTGTTGCAGGGGTGGGAAGGTTTGGGTCCCACCCTTCGCTTCGCCGCCTCCTTTTCTTGCGGACCTACTTAGGTTTGATGGTGATTCACGCAGAAAACCTTTCATAGAGAAGATACGTCAGTACAACTCACTGTTTGCTTTTACTTCCATGGGAGCTGACATTGATAAGCATGTAAATGATAGTGGTGGTCCGCCTGTTTTCAAAATTAGTGGCCAGGTGCATCACCGCATAGGTTCCTTGTTGCCAGCTAAGGGTGCATCTCCTAAGTTTGTTGAGCTGTACATCCATGAAACTCAAAACGAGGTTACTATCGGAATAAAAGCTGTGATGCCCGAGGCTGATCCTACCGAGGTTGATATTGACGTTGATATAGTTGGTGGATTGCAGAGCATGCTAGATGTTTGTAGTCCTCTTGTGAAGAAGTTCAGAGACGCTAGAGATCGCCTTAAAGACGAGGGTGATACACGTATTGCTATTAGGATTGTAGGTGCTGAAAAAGGAGATCATGTGCAGTTTAATTTGCCCGCTGTTAGTGAGCTTGCTGCTTTGATTGTGGGTGATTTTTCTGCAGAGAATTATCGCCGTGATATTATAGTTGATAGCAAGTTGAAAGGCCTGCACCATGTTCCCAGCCTACATCTAGCTTTCATGTCCCTCCAGTACCCGCTCTTGTTTCCTCATGGTGATAGAGGCTTTCAGCTTGGAATCccccatagagacatccaacctgGTTGCACAGAGGGAGAACTACAGTTAGTATGCAAGAGTACTACTGTTTCTGCTTGTCACTATAGGCAGAATCAGTACAACCCGTTCCTATGCTGCGGTAAGCTATCTGCACAGTCGCAGGTTGATTCCTTTGCGTGCGTAGAGGAAGGTAGGCTGACTTACATAGCAGGCCACCAGGATGATTTTAGATGTGAGCACTTTCGGGGAGTGGCTGATGCAGTTGGGAAGGGTAATCTCGATGGTAGCTCAATAGGCAAGAAACGAATTGTACCTGCAAGCTTCATTGGTGGTGACCGTTACCAGCAACCGAATTTCCAGGATGCTGTTGCTATATGTAGGGTGTATGGTTCGCCGCACCTGTTTCCGACGTTCACGTGCTGTCCAAAGTGGCCTGAGATTAAAGAAGCTCTTCTTTTAGAACCTGGCCAGAGGTACACCGACAGATCTGACCTTGTGGTTAGGGTGTTCAAAATGACTTTTGCAAGATATACTGAAATCAAGCCAGTAAAGGCTTACAAATTATCTGCTGCTCCAAAGCTCCTCTTATGCGTTTGTGTGCAAG GTATCTTGCCAGAGAGAAAATGCGAGGAAATGCTCTAG
- the LOC124653890 gene encoding uncharacterized protein LOC124653890, which produces MEFKRLRWLRWAKAGRYPFSTTSTSRSLFNLQYMEFLKGTYPGVSYHGAPDYRCQFCGAVFWYPERCKIESSVRQRRVLYSLCCRGGKVWVPPFASPPPFLADLLRFDGDSRRKPFIEKIRQYNSLFAFTSMGADIDKHVNDSGGPPVFKISGQVHHRIGSLLPAKGASPKFVELYIHETQNEVTIGIKAVMPEADPTEVDIDVDIVGGLQSMLDVCSPLVKKFRDARDRLKDEGDTRIAIRIVGAEKGDHVQFNLPAVSELAALIVGDFSAENYRRDIIVDSKLKGLHHVPSLHLAFMSLQYPLLFPHGDRGFQLGIPHRDIQPGCTEGRTTVSMQEYYCFCCHYRQNQYNPFLCCGKLSAQSQVDSFACVEEGRLTYIAGHQDDFRCEHFQGVADAVGKGNLDGSSIGKKRIVPASFIGGDRYQQPNFQDAVAICRVYGSPHLFPTFTCCPKWPEIKEALLLEPGQRYTDRSDLVVRVFKMTFARYTEIKPVKAYKLSAAPKLLLCVCVQGILPERKCEEML; this is translated from the exons ATGGAGTTTAAGCGACTGAGGTGGCTTAGGTGGGCAAAAGCAG GCCGTTACCCCTTTTCGACAACATCCACTTCTAGGAGCCTTTTCAACCTTCAGTACATGGAGTTCCTGAAAG GTACGTACCCAGGCGTGTCTTACCATGGTGCCCCTGATTATCGTTGTCAGTTCTGCGGTGCTGTGTTCTGGTATCCTGAGCGGTGCAAGATCGAGAGCTCCGTGAGGCAACGCCGTGTCCTATACAGCTTGTGTTGCAGGGGTGGGAAGGTTTGGGTCCCACCCTTCGCTTCGCCGCCTCCTTTTCTTGCGGACCTACTTAGGTTTGATGGTGATTCACGCAGAAAACCTTTCATAGAGAAGATACGTCAGTACAACTCACTGTTTGCTTTTACTTCCATGGGAGCTGACATTGATAAGCATGTAAATGATAGTGGTGGTCCGCCTGTTTTCAAAATTAGTGGCCAGGTGCATCACCGCATAGGTTCCTTGTTGCCAGCTAAGGGTGCATCTCCTAAGTTTGTTGAGCTGTACATCCATGAAACTCAAAACGAGGTTACTATCGGAATAAAAGCTGTGATGCCCGAGGCTGATCCTACCGAGGTTGATATTGACGTTGATATAGTTGGTGGATTGCAGAGCATGCTAGATGTTTGTAGTCCTCTTGTGAAGAAGTTCAGAGACGCTAGAGATCGCCTTAAAGACGAGGGTGATACACGTATTGCTATTAGGATTGTAGGTGCTGAAAAAGGAGATCATGTGCAGTTTAATTTGCCCGCTGTTAGTGAGCTTGCTGCTTTGATTGTGGGTGATTTTTCTGCAGAGAATTATCGCCGTGATATTATAGTTGATAGCAAGTTGAAAGGCCTGCACCATGTTCCCAGCCTACATCTAGCTTTCATGTCCCTCCAGTACCCGCTCTTGTTTCCTCATGGTGATAGAGGCTTTCAGCTTGGAATCccccatagagacatccaacctgGTTGCACAGAGGGGAGAACTACAGTTAGTATGCAAGAGTACTACTGTTTCTGCTGTCACTATAGGCAGAATCAGTACAACCCGTTCCTATGCTGCGGTAAGCTATCTGCACAGTCGCAGGTTGATTCCTTTGCGTGCGTAGAGGAAGGTAGGCTGACTTACATAGCAGGCCACCAGGATGATTTTAGATGTGAGCACTTTCAGGGAGTGGCTGATGCAGTTGGGAAGGGTAATCTCGATGGTAGCTCAATAGGCAAGAAACGAATTGTACCTGCAAGCTTCATTGGTGGTGACCGTTACCAGCAACCGAATTTCCAGGATGCTGTTGCTATATGTAGGGTGTATGGTTCGCCGCACCTGTTTCCGACGTTCACGTGCTGTCCAAAGTGGCCTGAGATTAAAGAAGCTCTTCTTTTAGAACCTGGCCAGAGGTACACCGACAGATCTGACCTTGTGGTTAGGGTGTTCAAAATGACTTTTGCAAGATATACTGAAATCAAGCCAGTAAAGGCTTACAAATTATCTGCTGCTCCAAAGCTCCTCTTATGCGTTTGTGTGCAAG GTATCTTGCCAGAGAGAAAATGCGAGGAAATGCTCTAG